In the genome of Mytilus edulis chromosome 3, xbMytEdul2.2, whole genome shotgun sequence, one region contains:
- the LOC139517081 gene encoding tectonin beta-propeller repeat-containing protein 2-like, translated as MAAVGKKTEDEIPEIRIPKEHAFLDYLLSQIPKKAQKGMLIQCDLHIISLDANEFFIALGSNVGVAFLYNRKTKEIERLRTHSHNDVITCVAIHSGLEHQVAVATQKGLIYLFQLPSVMPSQSKQLQQFIVKDIHKGEVTSLCWSMNGMKLFGGDKKGLVSCTEVDFYAGLCETNICLIENNSEIVQLNHAHKTLLISTNQRSMLYRTDTKVSLVQVGQKDRKIFGKFGAVFIPGLCKPEDAELYACRPGLRIWKSKMDGSVISTYLFKELLNNPHPTLELLPFNRKTRMFLPEAQFGPLYLYKDKYIVTWSDSSVFILNMDNTSVIGGTFHVGTIQNIAVTNDEIFILRKDTDRNVIRIAERPETLAGNTYQRLVKDKNLPDFMSETPVKHEKAENTQTTPSPLRFIKENVIDKIKNLDVISDMSDGTSSVSNLADSVDKYIEQKELPPIVKLENPDLLTIEIFPGIPTTSESTDQNVTSPIRRDRFNPFSTDDSHEFEDDTELDTSNLPLCNKPKPVILKSSHETKAEQQDSKESSGSHDRIRSIPINTPTDDIAISVKTKKKKKKKIDSKLSPNIKHQDLDTLSQNSVESEATSEHMSDKEKSSDSASNDRISMETENINVDISDIIGLKPVESQINYTEDNQLKHGSDGHIMNKDDVKCVLVQEVHNIQDKDGVVPDSEKVSTVKISEMQINETKLKESLQKSESVLKEDKTISMKQEEKPNNDNVVGVVEKDVAKPITDNIAKTKQDNKVKPKQDNIVKPIADNNSKPKQDNSPKPQTSKPIENKAESSITVDDLFKENKSNLDIVEKITKHPKKQSALSKLEKNLASLEEGLSFSGFEQTSQFPRKNDAETKKEALNISQADSGNDSMHEETLSLQSKVTEDQQKKEVTQVSAKDVSPLSGPIYRSNSSSCDDFYAQYNTSANTTSTSGSGLSECSENPLSGGETEEPEEIFDNKSESVKVCDQDSDNINKSSKVFNTWTEVVTSGNLISLVVSDLHIWCTDRSSNIWYSNIKSPGIKWVKANGYAKQISVSPSGMIVWRVYKDTVYAGTKITSKHPEGMKWVEAIRGVQSVSVDNYSAWYIKSNGEVAMQKGLSRDRPCYKSIIIDCSSYKLHHIVCRSGVVWALTDQCKLIYRAGIKKDCPEGKEWAEYINPDGMMFSSVSFGDGKLAWAVDVLGRIYFMTNVCMETPLGDNCWWQVPINNEITTTDYTLIDGIKSLAKVFDPQKLTDLIGSQRGGLIAAGTEGVWVCPDCKYTLQLCRGSMEGHFWEAVFLSGIVSSTAWKLISVAAIHLEWGLIWAQQPNGEIFTFTPTKKKIRTEQRPPKGMFVCMSVCEEAVWGLNEDGKVYIRSGIADHCPEGAKWCDLDLKQLGDAHLIHLSCGSRNVWAIDSDGVVYQRIGVKAPSTHSLQAAWLPVDSGPSGTTFIQVFTGPSDLNVWAIDNRRQTYVRIGITDDMPIGTEWIHIPGIQAQELAISNTFLWALDPNGEVLCRHNITKDNPGGDYWRKIPGIFLHISCSVNDQLWAIGREGQIFCRKTRYLLRKDSPQDAQKGRKSSNLSISEDWELV; from the exons ATGGCAGCTGTTGGTAAAAAGACAGAGGATGAAATTCCAGAAATTAGAATTCCAAAAGAACATGCTTTCCTTGATTACCTACTATCACAAATACCTAAAAAGGCCCAAAAGGGGATGCTTATTCAGTGTGATTTACATATTATTTCCTTAGATGCTAATGAGTTTTTTATTGCTCTTGGTTCCAATGTGGGAGTTGCGTTTTTGTATAACCGAAAGACCAAAGAAATAGAAAGACTTAGGACCCAT TCCCACAATGATGTGATAACATGTGTTGCGATACATTCCGGACTTGAACACCAAGTGGCAGTAGCTACACAGAAAGGTTTGATCTATCTATTCCAGCTTCCCTCTGTGATGCCATCTCAAAGTAAACAG cTTCAACAATTTATAGTAAAAGACATACATAAAGGTGAAGTAACAAGTCTATGTTGGAGTATGAATGGTATGAAACTATTTGGTGGTGATAAGAAAGGTCTTGTATCCTGTACAGAGGTGGATTTTTATGCT ggATTATGTGAGACCAACATTTGTTTGATTGAGAATAACAGTGAGATTGTACAACTGAATCATGCACATAAAACTTTATTGATCTCTACAAACCAGAGATCTATGTTATATCGAACAGATACCAAAGTCTCTCTAGTCCAGGTGGGACAGAAAGACAGAAAAAT ATTTGGAAAGTTTGGTGCAGTTTTTATACCAGGACTTTGTAAACCAGAAGATGCTGAATTATATGCTTGTCGACCAGGTCTACGAATCTGGAAATCCAAAATGGATGGTTCTGTCATTAGCACATATCTGTTCAAAGAACTTTTAAATAACCCTCATCCAACATTAGAACTGTTACCTTTCAATAGAAAAACTAGAATGTTTCTGCCAGAAGCTCAGTTTGGGCCCTTGTATTTgtataaagataaatacattgtgacATGGTCAGATTCTagtgtttttattttgaatatggACAATACATCTGTGATAGGAGGAACGTTTCATGTTGGGACAATTCAAAACATTGCTGTTACAAATGATGAAATATTTATCTTACGTAAAGATACAGATAGAAATGTGATAAGAATAGCTGAACGTCCTGAGACTTTGGCAG GTAATACATATCAGAGGTTAGTGAAGGATAAAAATCTGCCAGATTTTATGTCTGAAACTCCTGTAAAACatgaaaaagcagaaaatacTCAAACAACACCGTCACCACTTAGgtttataaaagaaaatgtgatagacaaaataaaaaatttagatgTAATCTCAGATATGTCAGATGGTACCAGTTCTGTGTCAAATTTAGCTGACTCAGTGGATAAATATATTGAACAGAAAGAGTTACCTCCCATTGTGAAACTTGAAAATCCTGATCTTTTGACAATTGAAATTTTTCCTGGAATTCCTACCACATCAGAGTCTACTGACCAAAATGTTACTTCACCTATAAGACGAGATAGATTTAATCCATTTTCAACAGATGATTCACATGAATTTGAAGACGATACTGAGCTAGACACTTCTAATCTACCATTGTGCAATAAACCAAAGCCAGTTATTCTTAAATCTAGTCATGAAACCAAAGCAGAGCAACAGGATTCTAAAGAATCTTCTGGATCACATGACAGAATTAGGTCTATACCTATCAATACTCCCACAGATGACATTGCTATCAGtgtgaaaacaaagaaaaagaaaaagaagaaaattg ATAGCAAGTTGTCTCCAAACATCAAGCATCAGGACCTTGACACACTATCCCAGAATTCTGTAGAAAGTGAAGCTACCAGTGAACATATGTCAGATAAAGAAAAGTCATCTGACAGTGCGTCAAATGATAGAATATCCATGgaaactgaaaatataaatgtgGACATTTCTGACATCATTGGCTTAAAACCGGTAGAAAGTCAAATAAATTACACAGAAGACAATCAATTAAAACATGGATCTGATGGGCACATAATGAATAAAGATGATGTGAAATGTGTACTGGTTCAGGAAGTACATAATATTCAGGATAAAGATGGTGTTGTTCCTGATTCTGAAAAAGTTTCAACTGTGAAAATTTCAGAAATGCAGATTAATGAAACTAAACTGAAGGAAAGCTTACAAAAGTCTGAATCTGTGTTAAAAGAGGATAAAACTATTTCTATGAAACAAGAAGAAAAACCGAATAATGACAATGTAGTGGGTGTGGTAGAGAAAGACGTAGCAAAACCAATTACAGATaatattgcaaaaacaaaacaagataaTAAAGTAAAACCAAAACAAGATAATATAGTAAAACCAATCGCAGATAATAATTCAAAACCAAAACAAGACAATAGTCCAAAACCACAGACATCAAAACCAATTGAAAATAAAGCAGAAAGTTCTATTACTGTAGATGatcttttcaaagaaaataaatctaatCTAGATATTGTTGAAAAGATTACAAAACATCCCAAAAAGCAGAGTGCTTTgtcaaaacttgaaaaaaatcttGCCAGTTTGGAAGAAGGCCTATCTTTCTCAGGTTTTGAACAAACAAGTCAGTTCCCAAGAAAAAATGATGCTGAAACaaaaaaagaagcattaaatATATCTCAGGCAGATTCTGGTAATGATTCAATGCATGAAGAAACTTTGTCTTTACAAAGTAAAGTGACTGAAGATCAGCAGAAAAAGGAAGTGACACAAGTATCTGCCAAAGATGTTTCTCCACTTAGTGGTCCAATTTATCGGTCAAACAGTTCATCTTGTGATGATTTTTATGCACAGTACAATACTTCAGCAAATACAACATCAACAAGTGGTAGTGGACTTAGTGAATGTTCCGAAAATCCACTTTCAGGAGGTGAAACTGAGGAACCAGAAGAAATATTTGACAATAAATCTGAAAGTGTCAAAGTTTGTGATCAGGATAGtgataatataaataaatcaagcAAGGTATTCAATACATGGACAGAAGTTGTGACATCTGGCAATTTGATCAGTCTTGTTGTGTCAGATTTACACATATGGTGTACTGACAGAAGCTCAAATATTTGGTACAGTAATATAAAATCTCCTGGCATCAAATGGGTGAAAGCTAATGGTTACGCAAAACAGATTTCTGTTTCTCCCTCAGGAATGATTGTATGGAGGGTATACAAGGATACAGTTTATGCTGGTACCAAAATCACATCAAAACATCCAGAAGGCATGAAATGGGTTGAGGCAATAAGAGGGGTTCAGTCAGTGTCTGTGGACAATTACTCTGCTTG GTATATCAAGTCTAATGGTGAAGTAGCAATGCAGAAAGGATTATCAAGGGATAGACCATGTTATAAATCTATAATTATTGACTGTTCTTCATACAAATTACATCACATTGTTTGTAGATCAGGGGTGGTTTGGGCCCTCACTGACCAATGTAAGCTAATATATAGAGCTGGGATAAAGAAAGATTGTCCGGAAGGAAAGGAATGGGCTGAATATATCAA TCCAGATGGTATGATGTTTTCATCTGTTTCATTTGGAGATGGTAAACTGGCTTGGGCTGTTGATGTACTAGGGAGAATTTATTTCATGACTAATGTTTGCATGGAAACACCATTAGGAGATAACTGTTGGTGGCAG GTACCTATCAATAATGAAATAACTACTACTGATTACACTTTAATTGATGGCATCAAGTCACTGGCTAAAGTATTTGATCCTCAAAAGCTGACAGATTTAATTGGTAGCCAAAGGGGTGGTCTGATAGCAGCAGGGACAGAAGGTGTCTGGGTTTGCCCTGATTGTAAATATACATTACAGCTATGCCGAGGATCAATGGAAG gtCACTTTTGGGAGGCTGTTTTTCTGAGTGGTATTGTTTCTTCAACAGCTTGGAAATTGATTTCTGTGGCAGCCATTCATTTAGAATGGG gtttAATTTGGGCTCAGCAACCAAATGGTGAAATATTTACATTCACTCCAACCAAAAAGAAAATAAGGACAGAGCAGAGGCCTCCAAAAGGCATGTTTGTGTGTATGAGTGTATGTGAGGAGGCTGTATGGGGCCTGAATGAGGATGGGAAGGTATACATACGTAGCGGCATAGCAGATCACTGTCCTGAGGGTGCCAAGTGGTGTGACCTGGATCTGAAACAATTGG GTGATGCCCATTTAATCCATCTATCTTGTGGCTCTAGGAATGTCTGGGCTATTGACAGTGATGGTGTAGTATACCAAAGGATAGGAGTAAAGGCCCCTTCCACTCACTCTCTACAGGCTGCTTGGTTAC
- the LOC139518174 gene encoding uncharacterized protein gives MADEYNMKKKRKRGPYRQKEIIKKDGLPIPVLTLNGSVPTLDLTSNESTEQLHENYIFESEVNQSFVFEDEIQNNLLSKESPAPEASMNKQKHKKLQSTIDHCDQVDAITFEQATEIDLKSDDPELDDILKSLYEETIELEDPFELWEDSNDDEHTFTNFDQNDDLNSDYDLRPLYPGASVTVGAFMLLLALFTTNFGVSSEGTQVLLNIIAFALPFEHNLCTKLHEFKKFFTNLRIPLVKHFYCGHCLGAIENTSLKNCPYEFCKKPFSKNDGNYFLEIPLQNQIQNLFSQENFYERLQHRFMRNTPDGTYEDIYDGKIYKSLNKENGLLSNPDNISFTFNTDGAAVFKSSKVSVWPIFLVINELPYKLRMKRENMILASLWFGSQKPAMGTFLKPFQHSMKNLYNGIECFSPKRGAFLSKGILLCGTADLPARSILCNHIQYNGAYSCWKCEQQGTSAAVGKGQTRVFPFDEANPKGPERTVHNVIENARQALNGTHGTSSVVKGIKGPSWLSFFPEFDIVNGIAIDYMHGVLLGVQKLLLELWFAQKHSSKPFNFFQKLCQVDERLISIRPTTEITRLPRTIQNDLKYWKASEYRSFLLYYGAPVLHGILDQERWSHYLLLVNAMHVLLKYGSTDEEVNEAEMYLLEFCKNFPRLYNGCYMRLNIHQLLHLADCVRNLGPLYTHSCFSFEDKNGALIRMIRGTQNIDSQIVTGVSFLQKLPELKQNCIEKGSVCESIYNSMECPYILKRMKKIGNIGYILGGIKEITLSASENVALHNFFGYELIQMKFQCFKRLELKDCIVYGKSYTRMVKRNNSVIEYKCRGLINFGQVKFFINLVENDQQYYLAFIEKLRCGNYAPKSNILRVSKTAFLEVIPIENITTSCMLVTYDCAQYSYICKFPNKMESD, from the exons ATGGCCGATGaatacaatatgaaaaagaaaagaaaaaggggACCATAcagacaaaaagaaataataaaaaaggaTGGACTTCCGATTCCAGTGTTGACTCTTAATGGTTCTGTCCCTACTTTGGATTTAACATCGAATGAATCAACTGAACAGTTACACGAAAACTACATTTTTGAGTCGGAAGTTAACCAAAGCTTCGTGTTTGAGgatgaaattcaaaacaatttGTTATCCAAAGAAAGTCCTGCTCCAGAAGCCTCAATG aataaacaaaaacacaaaaaa CTGCAGAGTACTATTGATCATTGTGACCAAGTTGATGCAATTACCTTTGAACAAGCTacagaaatagatttaaaaaGTGATGATCCAGAACTGGACGATATTCTTAAATCCCTTTATGAAGAAACAATAGAGTTAGAAGATCCTTTCGAGCTCTGGGAAGATTCCAATGATGATGAACATACATTTACTAATTTTGATCAGAATGATGATTTGAATTCAGACTATGACTTACGACCACTTTATCCTGGAGCTTCAGTAACAGTAGGAGCTTTCATGCTACTTCTTGCCCTATTTACAACAAATTTTGGTGTGTCTAGCGAAGGAACACAAGTGTTATTGAACATTATTGCATTTGCTTTACCATTTGAACATAATCTGTGTACGAAGCTCCATgagtttaaaaagttttttacaaATTTGCGTATTCCATTAGTAAAACACTTCTACTGTGGCCATTGTTTAGGAGCCATTGAAAATACTTCTCTAAAGAATTGTCCATATGAATTTTGTAAAAAGCCATTTAGTAAAAATGATGGAAATTACTTTCTTGAAATACCATTACAGAACcaaatacaaaatttgttttCTCAGGAAAATTTCTATGAAAGATTGCAACATCGCTTTATGCGTAATACACCAGATGGAACCTACGAAGATATTTATGACGGGaaaatttataaatctttaaacAAAGAGAATGGTCTTTTGAGCAATCCTGATaacatttcttttacttttaacACTGATGGAGCAGCAGTATTTAAGAGCAGTAAAGTTTCAGTGTGGCCTATTTTCTTGGTAATAAATGAACTGCCGTATAAACTACGAATGAAAAGAGAGAATATGATACTGGCAAGCTTATGGTTTGGAAGTCAGAAACCAGCAATGGGCACTTTTCTCAAACCATTTCAACATTCAATGAAAAATTTGTATAATGGCATAGAATGCTTCTCTCCAAAAAGAGGAGCATTTCTATCAAAAGGAATATTGTTATGTGGTACAGCAGATCTTCCAGCAAGAAGTATATTATGCAACCATATACAATATAATGGTGCATACTCCTGTTGGAAATGTGAACAACAAGGCACTTCTGCAGCAGTTGGAAAAGGTCAGACGCGAGTATTTCCATTTGATGAGGCAAATCCAAAAGGCCCAGAAAGAACAGTTCACAATGTTATTGAAAATGCTCGTCAAGCATTGAATGGTACACATGGAACAAGTTCTGTAGTAAAAGGAATTAAAGGTCCATCATGGTTGTCTTTTTTCCCAGAATTTGACATTGTCAATGGTATTGCCATTGACTATATGCATGGGGTACTTTTGGGAGTACAGAAACTTTTATTAGAATTATGGTTTGCTCAAAAACATTCTTCTAAACCTTTCAACTTCTTCCAAAAATTGTGTCAGGTTGATGAAAGACTTATTAGTATACGTCCAACTACTGAAATTACACGACTTCCTAGAACAATACAGAATGACCTTAAATACTGGAAGGCTTCAGAGTACCGATCTTTTCTGTTATATTATGGTGCTCCAGTTCTACATGGAATACTTGATCAGGAACGATGGTCACATTATTTATTGTTGGTAAATGCAATGCATGTTCTTCTTAAATATGGATCAACAGATGAAGAAGTAAATGAAGCAGAAATGTATTTGTTGGAATTTTGTAAGAATTTTCCAAGACTTTACAATGGATGTTACATGCGCTTAAATATTCACCAATTGTTACATTTAGCTGATTGTGTTCGCAATTTAGGTCCTTTATATACTCACAGTTGTTTCTCTTTTGAAGACAAAAATGGTGCCTTAATTAGAATGATTCGTGGTACTCAGAATATTGATAGCCAAATAGTAACTGGAGTATCTTTTCTTCAAAAGTTGCCAGAGTTAAAACAGAACTGCATAGAAAAAGGATCAGTTTGTGAATcaatttataactcaatggaaTGTCCATACATTTTAAAGCGAATGAAAAAAATTGGAAACATTGGCTATATTTTAGGTGGCATAAAAGAAATAACTCTATCTGCTTCAGAAAATGTGGCATTGCATAATTTTTTTGGATATGAGCTTATACAAATGAAGTTTCAATGCTTTAAACGTTTGGAACTgaaggactgtattgtatatGGAAAGTCATATACTCGTATGGTAAAGAGGAACAACTCAGTAATTGAATACAAATGTAGGGGATTAATTAATTTTGGACAAGTCAAGTTTTTCATTAATCTTGTAGAGAATGATCAACAGTACTATttggcttttattgaaaaactaaGATGTGGAAATTATGCACCAAAGTCCAATATTCTAAGAGtttcaaaaactgcatttttggAAGTAATACCAATTGAAAACATAACTACTTCTTGTATGCTAGTTACATATGATTGTGCACAGTATTCATATATTTGCAAATTCCCAAACAAAATGGAATCAgattaa